A stretch of the Pseudalkalibacillus hwajinpoensis genome encodes the following:
- a CDS encoding LacI family DNA-binding transcriptional regulator, giving the protein MAVTIKDVAKLANVAPSTVSRVIANNPRISEQTKRRVREAMEELGYHPNYNARSLANRSTQTIGLVMPSSADKVLQNPFFPEVLRGISTKAHEKEYTLYMSTGATEEEMLEGVMGMVHGRRVDGIVMLYSRIDDKIMTFLQEQNFPFTVIGKPLVNPDSITHVDNDNFNAAKDVTEHFIGKGHERIAFVGGNLDLVVTVERLHGYEKALQEAEIPLQDDYVVHVEFLKEGGQEAVMELFSLENPPTALVVADDLMALGIMSKLDEMGLSVPEDVSIISFNNVMLAEYASPPLTSVDINIFQLGYQAVNCLLEKISDPESGNKRVCVPHQVVERWTVRTINQNESMK; this is encoded by the coding sequence ATGGCAGTAACGATTAAAGATGTAGCGAAACTTGCCAATGTTGCGCCATCGACGGTATCACGTGTGATCGCAAATAATCCACGAATTAGTGAGCAAACGAAACGTCGTGTCAGAGAGGCGATGGAAGAGCTTGGCTACCACCCTAACTATAATGCAAGAAGTCTAGCGAACCGGAGTACACAAACGATTGGCCTTGTTATGCCGAGTTCAGCAGATAAAGTATTACAGAATCCATTCTTTCCGGAGGTTCTTCGCGGTATTAGTACGAAGGCTCATGAAAAAGAATATACCTTATATATGTCCACTGGGGCAACAGAAGAAGAAATGTTAGAAGGCGTAATGGGGATGGTTCACGGGCGCAGAGTGGACGGTATTGTAATGCTTTACTCAAGAATCGACGATAAAATTATGACGTTTTTACAGGAACAAAATTTTCCGTTTACCGTTATTGGGAAGCCACTAGTGAATCCAGATTCAATCACTCATGTCGATAATGATAACTTTAACGCGGCAAAAGATGTAACCGAGCATTTTATTGGCAAAGGTCATGAACGAATCGCATTTGTAGGAGGGAATTTAGATCTAGTTGTAACCGTGGAGCGGTTACACGGTTATGAAAAAGCCCTACAGGAAGCGGAAATTCCACTCCAGGACGATTATGTTGTTCATGTGGAGTTTCTAAAAGAAGGCGGACAGGAAGCGGTAATGGAATTATTTTCGTTAGAAAATCCTCCAACCGCGCTAGTTGTTGCAGATGATCTCATGGCCCTTGGTATCATGAGCAAGCTTGATGAGATGGGTCTTTCTGTTCCTGAGGATGTGTCTATCATTAGCTTTAATAATGTAATGCTCGCTGAATATGCTAGTCCGCCGCTTACTTCAGTTGATATTAATATTTTTCAACTAGGTTATCAGGCTGTGAACTGTTTGCTAGAGAAAATTAGTGATCCTGAGTCAGGAAACAAACGTGTTTGTGTACCACACCAGGTTGTGGAGCGCTGGACAGTTAGGACAATTAACCAGAATGAGAGTATGAAATAG
- a CDS encoding BclA C-terminal domain-containing protein yields MSCSGCGGCGGSYPGGVFARQGAQGIPGPPGPPGPSVTATSGFAANTSNANINAIVGGTNISLPDAQSLPTTITVDGTNTFFTVQETGRYLLSYHINTTAATLISSRLMVNGVQLSQTVISPVVAVTNFSAEAIVSLSAGDVISLQLFGLISLIVLASGVGASLTIIRVE; encoded by the coding sequence ATGAGTTGTTCAGGTTGTGGAGGTTGTGGAGGAAGTTATCCTGGAGGAGTATTTGCTAGACAGGGGGCGCAAGGAATCCCTGGCCCACCAGGGCCGCCGGGACCATCAGTTACAGCCACTTCAGGATTTGCTGCGAACACGTCAAATGCTAATATTAATGCGATAGTTGGAGGGACAAATATTTCTCTTCCAGATGCCCAGAGTTTACCAACAACTATAACGGTAGATGGGACAAACACTTTTTTTACAGTTCAAGAAACGGGAAGGTATCTCCTTTCTTATCATATAAATACTACAGCAGCAACTCTGATAAGTTCTAGGCTAATGGTTAATGGGGTTCAATTAAGTCAAACAGTTATTTCACCTGTTGTTGCAGTCACTAACTTTAGCGCAGAAGCCATTGTTTCATTGTCTGCAGGAGATGTCATTTCTCTTCAGCTTTTTGGACTGATTAGTTTAATTGTCTTAGCTTCCGGTGTAGGAGCTTCTCTTACTATAATCAGAGTAGAATAA
- a CDS encoding DUF11 domain-containing protein, which yields MAFINRYSTRTCGAMTFTGNTLGLSQLLNANQAGTQGSIGAFITTDTTLQVPTFPPGTTLDYTLNNSEANLVLPAGSTVLYAELIWGGNYLSVNEDITSEINNSVTFTDPNGTDFTISPDPTTSNEPTFTFGPNTRGFYMRSNDVTSIVQAAGAGTYTTGGVPGLLDPLQASTADTNHAGWTLAVVYANSSLPNRSLNLFVGADGIVINPANPTIDIPISGFMTPPSGTVDARLLISAQEGDANIGGDQALFGPDAGTLTLLSGPNNPVGNFFGSQINDDSGNLDTSGTFGNRNQDPFTLTNIVAGRQGWDITNVSGSGLLPNNQSTAVFRFTSSGDAYMPNALGVQIDEGDAILDIVKTVDKPFSSYGDVLSYTITITNNGVVPAINVIFSDSIPPGTLFVENSLYIDGVQYPGINPQYGVELDDIDVGDSVTIFFQIIVKRCDCFVSNIAEVEFSCGKIAMSNQALSTVC from the coding sequence ATGGCTTTTATTAATCGATACTCCACCCGAACGTGTGGAGCCATGACATTTACAGGAAATACATTAGGATTAAGTCAGTTACTAAATGCTAACCAGGCAGGTACTCAAGGAAGTATCGGAGCATTTATTACAACCGATACAACACTTCAAGTGCCAACTTTTCCACCAGGAACCACTCTTGATTATACATTAAATAACTCAGAGGCCAATCTCGTATTACCAGCTGGAAGCACCGTTTTATATGCTGAATTAATCTGGGGAGGGAATTACCTTTCAGTAAACGAAGACATTACATCTGAAATTAATAATTCTGTTACCTTCACTGATCCAAATGGGACTGACTTCACAATTAGCCCCGATCCAACAACTAGTAATGAACCTACATTTACTTTTGGACCAAACACGAGAGGATTTTACATGCGTTCCAATGATGTTACATCAATTGTTCAAGCAGCTGGTGCTGGTACATACACCACTGGTGGCGTACCAGGACTGCTTGATCCTCTTCAAGCTTCCACAGCTGATACGAACCATGCAGGGTGGACGCTAGCCGTTGTTTATGCGAATAGTTCATTACCAAACCGATCTTTGAATTTATTTGTAGGCGCCGATGGGATTGTAATTAACCCAGCGAATCCAACTATTGATATTCCCATTTCAGGTTTTATGACTCCTCCTTCAGGAACGGTAGATGCTCGTTTACTCATCTCAGCTCAAGAAGGAGACGCGAATATAGGAGGAGATCAGGCTCTCTTTGGACCCGATGCAGGTACATTAACCCTTCTCTCAGGACCAAACAACCCAGTAGGAAACTTTTTTGGCTCTCAAATTAATGATGATTCGGGAAATCTTGATACGAGTGGAACATTTGGTAACCGGAACCAGGATCCTTTTACATTAACGAATATTGTTGCTGGAAGACAGGGATGGGATATTACAAACGTCAGTGGTTCTGGCCTATTACCAAACAACCAATCCACGGCTGTTTTTCGCTTCACGTCGTCAGGCGATGCTTATATGCCAAATGCGCTTGGCGTCCAAATTGACGAAGGAGATGCAATATTAGATATTGTGAAGACAGTCGATAAACCGTTCTCGTCTTACGGAGACGTTCTCTCATATACAATCACCATTACTAACAATGGTGTGGTTCCAGCAATTAACGTGATCTTTAGCGATAGCATTCCACCAGGCACGCTTTTTGTTGAGAACAGCTTGTATATTGATGGGGTTCAGTATCCAGGGATCAACCCACAATACGGTGTTGAACTCGATGATATTGACGTGGGTGATAGTGTAACGATTTTCTTCCAAATCATCGTCAAAAGATGTGATTGTTTTGTTAGTAATATCGCTGAAGTAGAGTTTAGTTGTGGGAAAATTGCAATGAGTAACCAGGCTCTATCAACCGTATGTTAA
- a CDS encoding SDR family oxidoreductase codes for MRPDFRQTDGQPAQHQNHQPGSQQEMNPKPLMEDQDYKGTGKLTNKVALITGGDSGIGEGVAIAYAKEGAKIAIVYLDEHEDAQHTKQKIEEIGSECLLLPGDIGSEVFAYNVIKQVIDHFGQLDILINNAAEQHPQQGIEEISAEQLEKTFRTNVFSMFHLTKAALPHLKNGSAIINTSSVTAYEGNEQLIDYSSTKGAITTFTRSLAKSLVGKGIRVNSVAPGPIWTPLIPSTFSAEKVKNFGTNTPMGRPGQPEELAAAYVLLGSDGSSYMTGQTIHINGGQFLTS; via the coding sequence ATGAGACCCGATTTTAGACAAACGGATGGACAACCAGCACAACATCAAAATCATCAGCCAGGATCTCAGCAAGAAATGAATCCAAAGCCCTTAATGGAAGACCAAGATTATAAAGGAACAGGAAAATTAACGAATAAAGTCGCTCTCATTACTGGAGGAGATAGTGGGATAGGTGAAGGCGTTGCGATTGCTTATGCAAAAGAGGGAGCAAAAATCGCCATTGTCTATCTTGACGAACATGAAGATGCGCAACATACGAAGCAAAAAATCGAAGAAATCGGAAGCGAATGTTTATTATTGCCGGGAGATATCGGGAGTGAAGTTTTTGCTTACAATGTGATTAAACAGGTGATTGATCATTTCGGACAGCTTGATATTTTAATTAATAATGCAGCAGAACAGCATCCCCAACAGGGAATAGAAGAAATTAGTGCTGAACAGCTCGAAAAAACATTCCGAACCAACGTTTTTTCCATGTTTCACCTGACGAAAGCCGCTCTTCCCCATCTAAAAAATGGAAGTGCAATCATTAACACTTCCTCCGTAACCGCCTATGAAGGCAATGAACAGCTGATCGATTACTCTAGTACAAAAGGCGCGATCACAACGTTCACAAGAAGTCTCGCAAAGTCGCTCGTTGGAAAAGGAATTCGTGTCAACAGCGTTGCACCTGGTCCTATTTGGACACCGCTTATCCCTTCCACCTTCTCAGCAGAAAAAGTGAAAAACTTTGGAACAAATACACCTATGGGGAGACCGGGTCAGCCAGAAGAATTGGCTGCGGCTTACGTTCTTCTTGGTTCGGACGGATCTTCTTATATGACCGGTCAAACCATTCACATTAATGGTGGACAGTTCTTAACATCTTAA
- a CDS encoding histidine kinase N-terminal domain-containing protein — MNFDLIESEFEERFASFLEQSQPEIVEKWLLGAKISQEDPYYEEIIKNGKRTVELISRYIRLQDESWIMTLTKKIANERIEANVNIGEFIANINFGRSVVISVLNESSFDRDELSKGLQIINNYFNAYSYHSVTEYTKVKDNIIHDKNKFIQEMHSDRLTILGQLGASFAHEFRNPLTSIKGFLKLLEDDSDANNSIEKHYFEILNSEMKSLEEKVSQFLFLSKMRGSDDRPLSLNLSGLLRYTIEILYPRLLESNIEVETAITPDIPLFGVEEQIKQVILNIMINSIEELNENKIDHRKIEMSAIENHGRITIEISNNGRQISSHLVESIFQPFISTKKLGTGLGLSVCKQIIEKHEGVISVRSNPEKTTFVIELPVMVDKGVKEE; from the coding sequence ATGAATTTTGATTTAATCGAATCTGAATTTGAAGAACGGTTTGCGTCGTTTTTGGAACAAAGTCAGCCCGAAATTGTAGAAAAGTGGCTGCTTGGCGCGAAAATTTCTCAAGAGGATCCTTATTATGAAGAAATCATTAAGAATGGGAAACGAACGGTTGAACTTATCTCTCGTTATATTCGCCTTCAGGATGAAAGCTGGATTATGACATTAACTAAGAAAATTGCGAATGAGCGAATTGAAGCAAATGTTAATATCGGAGAGTTTATTGCGAATATTAATTTTGGGAGATCAGTTGTGATCTCTGTCTTAAACGAATCATCATTTGATAGAGATGAACTGTCGAAAGGTCTTCAAATCATTAATAATTACTTTAATGCTTATTCGTATCATTCAGTAACGGAATACACGAAGGTTAAAGATAATATCATTCATGATAAAAATAAATTTATACAGGAAATGCATAGTGATCGTTTAACCATTCTTGGTCAGCTAGGTGCGAGCTTTGCTCATGAATTTCGCAATCCTCTTACCTCCATTAAAGGATTTTTAAAATTATTAGAAGATGATAGTGATGCTAATAATTCGATCGAGAAACACTATTTCGAAATCCTCAATAGCGAAATGAAAAGTCTAGAAGAGAAGGTAAGTCAATTTCTTTTCTTATCAAAAATGCGTGGGAGCGACGACCGTCCCCTATCATTAAATTTAAGTGGATTATTAAGATATACCATTGAAATTCTTTATCCAAGACTACTAGAATCAAACATAGAAGTGGAAACAGCCATTACTCCAGACATTCCACTGTTCGGTGTAGAAGAACAAATCAAACAAGTCATTCTTAATATTATGATTAACTCGATTGAAGAGTTAAATGAAAATAAAATCGATCATCGAAAAATTGAGATGAGCGCAATAGAAAACCATGGACGGATCACGATTGAAATTTCCAATAACGGCCGGCAAATTTCATCGCATCTAGTTGAAAGTATCTTTCAACCGTTCATTAGTACAAAAAAACTCGGAACAGGTCTTGGATTGTCTGTTTGCAAGCAAATCATTGAAAAGCATGAAGGTGTAATTTCAGTGCGATCAAATCCAGAAAAAACAACTTTTGTAATTGAACTTCCAGTAATGGTTGACAAAGGTGTGAAAGAAGAGTAG